CCCCATTCCTATTATTTTGGCGTTTTGGTCCAAATGTCTCAGGGAGTCGATTATTCTTTTGTTTAGTTCCGCTGCCTTTAGTCTGTAGGGCCTACTTCTAAGTTCCCCGCCGCTTCTGGATGGCCAATGGTTTACGATAAGATAAATTTTTTCATTGTCCAACAAGCCTTCAACAACCAATTGGTCACGGGTATAATCACGAAAACCTTCCTCGTCGGTCAAAAGCAATCTCCTACTTACAAAGGAAACTGGAATAAAGGAAAGTTTTGAATAAATGAGCCCAACGTCAATTCCCCTCTCATCTGGAGAATCAAAATGAATAATATCGTAGTTCTTTTTTTTGAGTTTGGGATGGTTGATTAAATCCAGAAGTACGGTCTTGTTTTCGGCCTCACAGATACCTAAGAGGTCTGGGGCAGAACGTGTATTTTCCAGGCCTATTTCAGAAATTACCTTTGAAAGATTATCTATTTTCTTCCAATAGCGTTCTTCGGTCCAGTTGTCTTTACCATTGGTCGTCCTGTCGTCATCAAAAATTAGGCTATCATTTTTTGTGTCAAACAAATTTTCAAGATTGTAGAACGCGATGGTCCTCACTCGATACTCTTTTTTGGACTGTCCTAAGCCAACCCATACAAACAGGAGAAAAAAATATGTATTAAAATTTCTCATTTGGGTCGAAATATATGGTTTTTATGTAGAAAATCTAGTTAAGTAATTGTTTTTAAATATATTACAATACCATTAACATCTTGCACTAAACATAGACCATGTATAAGGGTATATTCCTCATACCAATTATTTTCTTCTTCAGCTTCTCCTTTGGGCAAACAAATTATAGTTTATCGGGTACTGTTTTAAATGAACCGGACAATCAACCAATTAAAGGAGCGATAATAAGTATTGAAGGAGAGTTTTTGGAAGCAAGCACAAATTTAGAAGGAGTGTTTGATTTACGAACCAACCTGAATGGGGAATATATTCTTAATGTAAGGTTTCAGGATTATGAAACAAAAAGGATTCCGGTTCAACTCGAAGGGAAAGCATTGGATCTTGGAAGAATATATTTAAAAAGGGATATTTCAATGGACCAACAGGACAATTTGATAACCCTTACGGATGCAGAGCTTTTGGATGATGAATCTGCATCCAATTCCTTAGGACTGTTGCAGGCCACCAGGGATGTTTTTTTAAGTCGAGCCGCATTTGATTTTGGACAGGCTTTTTTTCGGGTTCGTGGGTATGATTCCCAACAGGGTGAAGTTCTATTGAACGGTATACCAATGAACAAAATATATGATGGTCGCCCACAATGGAATAATTGGGGTGGACTTAATGATATTACCAGGAACCAGGAATATACAAACGGAATAGAAGCTTCCGACTATACATTCGGGGGGATTTTAGGGAATACCAATATTGATTTAAGGCCTTCAGGTTTGAGGCCGGGCAAACGAATTTCATCATCGGTTTCCAATAGGACCTATACTGGTAGGCTTATGGCAACGTATAATTCCGGAATGAATGCCAATGGATTGGCCTATATGTTATCTGGCTCAAGAAGATGCGCTAAGGAAGGTTATATAGATGGTACGTTATATGACGCTTATTCCCTAAGTGGTCAGTTGGAGTATAAGATCAATGAAAGCAATAGTGTTTTGCTTTCTGGAATTTTGGCATCCAATAGAAGGGGTAGGTCATCTGCCATTACGGAGGAGGTTTTTGATTTAGTTGGGAAAAAATATAATCCATACTGGGGCGAGCAAGATGGCAAAATAAGGAACTCCAGGGAACGTAATATATCTGAACCCATG
This window of the Maribacter cobaltidurans genome carries:
- a CDS encoding endonuclease/exonuclease/phosphatase family protein; translation: MRTIAFYNLENLFDTKNDSLIFDDDRTTNGKDNWTEERYWKKIDNLSKVISEIGLENTRSAPDLLGICEAENKTVLLDLINHPKLKKKNYDIIHFDSPDERGIDVGLIYSKLSFIPVSFVSRRLLLTDEEGFRDYTRDQLVVEGLLDNEKIYLIVNHWPSRSGGELRSRPYRLKAAELNKRIIDSLRHLDQNAKIIGMGDFNDDPISPSFKKILKVKGKEKQLDSMSLFGPMESMFKKGIGSLAYRDRWNLFDQIYLTVNLLNNSEGYRFWKADVFSPSYLIDPKGVYKGYPLRTYAGGSYIGGYSDHFPVYIHLIREVD